GTCCTTCCACAGTGTTGGATGTGTGCTTTGCAGGAGATGCCCATGTCGGAAGCATATGTTTTCCGGTGGGTGCTCAAGGGTGGAATATCAATGGATAGGCGCCGGCATGATTGCCTGGCATCAGTGAGTACGTTCCCTTTGGGGTTCTGGAAAGCGGTGCGGGCAGGTTACCGGTTGACCGTTTGGCACACTGTTGGGTCCTGAGACAACAGGGCTGTGGGGCTTCTTCCCTCTTTGAGGGGGTGGGGGTGTTCATGGTTGTGGTTTGTTTCTGTTTGTTCCTGCGCATGCCGGGTACATCACGGGTGCCGGTTCCCTTTGGGGGGCTGGTTGGTGGTGGGGATGGGTGTGACGGGGTTGTTGTTTGAGAACTACATAGTGGACGCGAGCATCTTAAAAATTATTAAGTGCAATTTCAGATAAACCTGGTGACCGGTTTTTACCGGCCTCCATGGTTTTCTCGATAGCGATATTAATTATTGATCTTTGTGGTCAAGTTTTTAAGGGCACACGGTGGATGCCTTGGCATCAGGAGCCGAAGAAGGACGTAGGAATCTGCGATAAGCCTGGGGGAGTTGATAACCGAACTTTGATCCCAGGATGTCCGAATGGGGAAACCCCGCCCGGCGCGCGAGTGACCGGGTGACCCGCATCTGAACACATAGGGTGCGTGGAGGGAACGTGGGGAAGTGAAACATCTCAGTACCCACAGGAAGAGAAAACAACAGTGATTCCGTTAGTAGTGGCGAGCGAACGCGGAAGAGGCTAAACCAGTGGTGTGTGATAGCCGGCGGGCGTTGCATCACTGGGGTTGCGGGACTTTCCGTACCGATTCTGCCGGATTGGTGAAGTGAGTGCAGGTGCATAGGTGAACTGGTTTGAAAGCCAGGCCGTAGAGGGTGTTAGCCCCGTAACCGGAATGTATGCTGCCGCTTGGAGAGGATCCCAAGTAGCACGGGGCCCGAGAAATCCCGTGCGAATCTGCCAGGACCACCTGGTAAGCCTAAATACTCCCTGATGACCGATAGCGGACAAGTACCGTGAGGGAAAGGTGAAAAGTACCCCGGGAGGGGAGTGAAATAGTACCTGAAACCGTGTGCCTACAAACCGTTGGAGCAGCTCTGATTGCTGTGACAGCGTGCCTTTTGAAGAATGAGCCTGCGAGTTAGTGTTACGTCGCGAGGTTAACCCGTGTGGGGAAGCCGTAGCGAAAGCGAGTCTGAATAGGGCGATGCAGTGGCGTGATCTAGACCCGAAGCGGAGTGATCTACCCATGGCCAGGTTGAAGCGACGGTAAGACGTCGTGGAGGACCGAACCCACTTCAGTTGAAAATGGAGGGGATGAGCTGTGGGTAGGGGTGAAAGGCCAATCAAACTCCGTGATAGCTGGTTCTCCCCGAAATGCATTTAGGTGCAGCGTTGCGTGTTTCTTACCGGAGGTAGAGCTACTGGATGGCTAATGGGCCCTACAAGGTTACTGACGTCAGCCAAACTCCGAATGCCGGTAAGTCAGAGCGCAGCAGTGAGACTGTGGGGGATAAGCTTCATAGTCGAGAGGGAAACAGCCCAGACCACCAACTAAGGCCCCTAAGCGTGTGCTAAGTGGGAAAGGATGTGGAGTTGCCCAGACAACCAGGAGGTTGGCTTAGAAGCAGCCACCCTTGAAAGAGTGCGTAATAGCTCACTGGTCAAGTGATTCCGCGCCGACAATGTAGCGGGGCTCAAGTACACCGCCGAAGTTGTGGCATTCAGATATTAGATAAGCCTTCGTGGTTCAGTCGTCTGGATGGGTAGGGGAGCGTCGTGTGGGCAGTGAAGCAGCGGTGTAAACCAGTTGTGGAGCCTACACGAGTGAGAATGCAGGCATGAGTAGCGAAAGACGGGTGAGAAACCCGTCCGCCGAATGATCAAGGGTTCCAGGGTCAAGCTAATCTGCCCTGGGTAAGTCGGGACCTAAGGCGAGGCCGACAGGCGTAGTCGATGGACAACGGGTTGATATTCCCGTACCGGCGAAAAACCGCCCATACCAAGCAGGGGACACTAACCGTCCGGAGCCTGCCCGAGCATCCTTGTGGTGTGAGGGTTTTGGCCGAGCACGGGACCTGATCCTGGGAGGTAAGCGTATTAACAGGTGTGACGCAGGAAGGTAGCCGGGCCAGGCGATGGTTGACCTGGTCTAAGGATGTAGGGTCCGTGATAGGTAAATCCGTCACGGTGTCTTTGATGACGTGCCTGAGATCTGACGGGACTCCCTCACGGGGGGATCCGGTGATCCTATGCTGCCTAGAAAAGCATCGGCGCGAGGTTTTAGCCGCCCGTACCCCAAACCGACACAGGTGATCAGGTAGAGAATACTAAGGCGATCGAGAGAATTATGGTTAAGGAACTCGGCAAAATGCCCCCGTAACTTCGGGAGAAGGGGGGCCCCAACCTTGATGGACACTTGCTGTCCGGAGGGGATCGGGGCCGCAGAGACCAGGGGGAAGCGACTGTTTACTAAAAACACAGGTCCGTGCGAAGTCGCAAGACGATGTATACGGACTGACTCCTGCCCGGTGCTGGAAGGTTAAGAGGACCGGTTAGCCCTTACGGGCGAAGCTGGGAATTTAAGCCCCAGTAAACGGCGGTGGTAACTATAACCATCCTAAGGTAGCGAAATTCCTTGTCGGGTAAGTTCCGACCTGCACGAATGGAGTAACGACTTCCCCGCTGTCTCAACCATAAACTCGGCGAAATTGCAGTACGAGTAAAGATGCTCGTTACGCGCAGCAGGACGGAAAGACCCCGAGACCTTTACTATAGTTTGGTATTGGTGTTCGGTGTGGCTTGTGTAGGATAGGTGGGAGACTGTGAGACCCGGACGCCAGTTCGGGTGGAGTCATCGTTGAAATACCACTCTGGTCATACTGGATATCTAACTTCGGCCCGTAATCCGGGTCAGGGACAGTGCCTGATGGGTAGTTTAACTGGGGCGGTTGCCTCCTAAAGAGTAACGGAGGCGCCCAAAGGTTCCCTCAGCCTGGTTGGCAATCAGGTGTCGAGTGTAAGTGCACAAGGGAGCTTGACTGTGAGAGAGACATCTCGAGCAGGGACGAAAGTCGGGACTAGTGATCCGGCGGTACATTGTGGAATGGCCGTCGCTCAACGGATAAAAGGTACCTCGGGGATAACAGGCTGATCTTGCCCAAGAGTCCATATCGACGGCATGGTTTGGCACCTCGATGTCGGCTCGTCGCATCCTGGGGCTGGAGTAGGTCCCAAGGGTTGGGCTGTTCGCCCATTAAAGCGGTACGCGAGCTGGGTTTAGAACGTCGTGAGACAGTTCGGTCCCTATCCGCTGCGCGCGCAGGAAATTTGAGAAGGGCTGTCCTTAGTACGAGAGGACCGGGACGGACGAACCTCTGGTGTGTCAGTTGTACTGCCAAGTGCACCGCTGATTAGCTACGTTCGGATGGGATAACCGCTGAAAGCATCTAAGCGGGAAGCCCGCTTCGAGATGAGATTTCCATACACCTTGTGTGTGAGAGGCCCCCAGCCAGACCACTGGGTTGATAGGCCGGATGTGGAAGCGGGGACTAAAGACCCGTGAAGCTGACCGGTACTAATAGGCCGATAACTTACACCACATCAACACCTGGGGAAACACGACTTCAAACGGTTTCCCAATGTAGAGGGTGTTGTGATCATGCTGCTTGCGTCCACTATGTGGTTCCCGGACAACAACCCGTCAAGGGTTGTTCCCCTGGGAACAATAACTGAATATTACTTACGTCTGATTTTTTGATGTTCGTGACCATTGTTTTCCCCACGCACACTGTTTTTGGGTGTGTGGTGCGGGTGGAAGGGTTACGGCGGTCATAGCGTGGGGGAAACGCCCGGTCCCATTCCGAACCCGGAAGCTAAGACCCACAGCGCCGATGGTACTGCATCCGGGAGGGTGTGGGAGAGTAGGTCACCGCCGGACAAATTGTGGGGTGAGGCCCGTACCAGTGTTGGTACGGGCCTCACCTGTTTAACCCGGGAATCGATGCCTGGGCGGCCTTCCGGTGCCCTGACTTTTCGAAGCCCCGCGGCCGTGGCGATAGGGTGGAAGGCATGAGCTTTTCCTTGTTTTCACATGCGGAGGAACCCGTTTCCGTCCCCGCCGACGGTGCTTCCCGGGCCGCCGTTGCAGAGGTAGTTGCCTCCTGCCGGGTGCCTCGGGACCAGCACGAGGCCTTTAACGGTTTCACCGACTACCTGCACCTGTGGTGGCCGGAAGACCTGACCGAGTTTGGCGAGGGAACCCACCCCGAGTTTGAGGGCGGTGTGCTGACCGAAACCGGACCCGACGGCGAAACAGCGGTGTGGGCCACGGTGCGAACCAAGGAGCCGGACAACAGCTTGGAAATGGACTGGGTGGCCGGCCATAGCCCCCGAATCCCTACCGACGTACGGGTCGAGTTCACGCCGGATGCCGATGGAAGCACCAAGGTGACCGTCCGCCACGGCGGACTGGAGCGGCTTCCGGAACCTGCCGAAGAATACGAGCGGATCAACGGCGAGTGGGAAGAGATACTGGACCGCTACGCGAGGTTCATGGGCGCGCGGTAGTCTGCTGGCATGTCCCTGGATGCCTTGCAGAACCTGCCCCTCGCCGGCCCCGGGCTGCACATAGATACATCGCCGGAGATCCGGGCGATGTATGCCACGGATCAGGGCCCGGTCCTTGAATACATCGAGCCGTTGGCCGTTGTGTGGGCAACAAGCGTTCGGGATGTCCAGGCGGTGATGCGCTGGGCCACGGAAAGCGGCACGCCTGTGGTGACCCGCGGAGCCGGCACCGGAGTGTCCGGCGGGGCGCACGCTACGCCCGGGTGCATCGTCCTGAGCCTGGAGCGGATGAACCGGATCCTGGAACTAAATGCCGAGGACGAGACCGCCGTCGTCGAACCCGGTGTTATCAATGCGGACCTGAACACCGCGGCCGCAGGTTACGGGTTGATGTACGGCCCGGACCCGGCGAGCTACCGGATTTCCACCATCGGCGGCAACGTGGCAACCAACGCCGGGGGACTGCGCTGCGCGAAGTACGGAGTAACCCGCGATGCCGTACTCCGCCTGGACGTTGTCCTTGCGGACGGAACGCTGATCAGCACCGGACACCGGACCTTTAAGGGCGTGGCCGGCTATGACCTCACGGGGCTGTTCACCGGTTCGGAGGGCACCTTGGGGGTTATCGTGGGCATCACCGTGCGGCTGCGGTATATGCCGGTCCAATCCTGCACCATCGCTGCGTTTTTCCCGGACTTTCCGACGGCGGCGGCAGGCGTTCTCGCCATTGGCGCCCAACGGGTGCAGCCCGCCATCCTTGAACTGCTGGACGGCGCCACGCTGCTGGCCCTGGACGAGGTGCACGGCAGCAGCCTGCGGCACCGGGGTGATGCCCTTCTGCTGGTTCAAACGGATGGGTTCGGCGCTGACGCCGAGGCGCAGGTGGTGCGTTCCGTGCTCACCGAACTGGGCGGAAGCGTCACGATGGAAGGCTCGGAAGAGGCGGAGCACCTGGTCGAATTGCGCCGGCACAGCCGAGGGGACCCCGTAACCGGGCGCGTGCGTGTCGGTGAGGACGTCGCCGTCCCGCGTTCATTCCTGGTCCGGTACGTGGCAGAGCTTGAGCGCATGGCAGCGGACCACCGGGTGAACCTGAAGGTGGTGGCGCATGCCGGAGACGGAAACCTGCACCCGACCTTCTGGGTGCAGGACGGCGATACGGACGGCCGACAGCGCCTGGACGCGGCGTTGGACGAGTCCATCCGCGTTGCGCTGGCGCTGGGCGGCACTATCACCGGTGAACACGGGATAGGCCAGTTCAAGCTGCGCTGG
This Arthrobacter sp. zg-Y20 DNA region includes the following protein-coding sequences:
- a CDS encoding FAD-binding oxidoreductase, whose translation is MSLDALQNLPLAGPGLHIDTSPEIRAMYATDQGPVLEYIEPLAVVWATSVRDVQAVMRWATESGTPVVTRGAGTGVSGGAHATPGCIVLSLERMNRILELNAEDETAVVEPGVINADLNTAAAGYGLMYGPDPASYRISTIGGNVATNAGGLRCAKYGVTRDAVLRLDVVLADGTLISTGHRTFKGVAGYDLTGLFTGSEGTLGVIVGITVRLRYMPVQSCTIAAFFPDFPTAAAGVLAIGAQRVQPAILELLDGATLLALDEVHGSSLRHRGDALLLVQTDGFGADAEAQVVRSVLTELGGSVTMEGSEEAEHLVELRRHSRGDPVTGRVRVGEDVAVPRSFLVRYVAELERMAADHRVNLKVVAHAGDGNLHPTFWVQDGDTDGRQRLDAALDESIRVALALGGTITGEHGIGQFKLRWLPEEQAAELLELQRRVKTLFDPAGILNPGKAVPGV
- a CDS encoding SRPBCC domain-containing protein, with amino-acid sequence MSFSLFSHAEEPVSVPADGASRAAVAEVVASCRVPRDQHEAFNGFTDYLHLWWPEDLTEFGEGTHPEFEGGVLTETGPDGETAVWATVRTKEPDNSLEMDWVAGHSPRIPTDVRVEFTPDADGSTKVTVRHGGLERLPEPAEEYERINGEWEEILDRYARFMGAR